DNA from Drosophila busckii strain San Diego stock center, stock number 13000-0081.31 chromosome 2R, ASM1175060v1, whole genome shotgun sequence:
aataatcgaaCACTTATTTTATacatcaaataaatatgatgcctattaagtaaaataaaatccaATCTAAGTCAATCGATacttaaactattaaataaaGATGTACAGCTTTAATCAACACTCAAGAATTTTCAGctgttaaataaactttattgttCTCGCTCtcagtttatattaaaattaacaaatttaaatcaattttatgccAATCAATTTAGTGTTTAGTTTAATCATcaatttactataaatatttccTTGGGTTCaagttatattaaaattaacaaatttaaatcagttttatttcaatcaatttagtgttttgtttaatcatcaatttactataaatatttccTTGGGTTCCTGTATAAATTTCTCATAGCTTTTGGTAGTAGCCTTGTCGGCTTCGCTTTCGATTTTGGGCGTGTAGCAGAAACAGGGAAAGACCTTGCGCATCTCCAGCGGCTCCGGAGTGCGGCCCGGTCGTGGCGTTGTGGTGAACCGAACTTTCATTGGCCCTAGCCCCAATTATAAAGTGAGAGCCgctaattaatataattgcaaCTTAAACTGTGTGTGGCAGCACTTACAGAGCGACTGATAGTAGTGTTTTTGCCAAGAGTCcagtggcttttgttttttagccaGCCCCAGGccgagcagcggcagcagcagcagcatgagtatgagcaacagctgcgctggctttgaaaacattttgctttaatttgctgcagctaaattgaaattatatacTGCACAAAAGTCTGTagctgtaaattgtttaatggcTGGCATAATTATAGCTGTTAGCAGCGCTTCATGGGCTACAAAGcgtttaaaatttcattaaaattaagacGCAACAGTAACAGGTgggcggcacacacacacacgcacacacacatagacgtTTATGTTGCTATTAATTATAAAGCAGGCAGCCACGCATGGCAAGCCTCATGTTCAATAGCTTGCTCGATAAATTTCAAAGCACAGACAGAGCTGCAAGTGCAATTagttgcaacataaattttgcgTTTGCCTAATGGCTGCatgcaactaaattaatgcggcaagcagcagcagcagcacccgagcttattcatttaaaacaaGCCCAGGCAAGTtggtcaacaacaaaagcaaacaacacaaaagcGAAGCGAAGCGAAGCAAAAAGTTGTTTCGTGTTAATAATGAGCTTGGCTATCAGTATGCCATTAGTTGTgagaattaatttgtttacgtgctgctgctgttgcggctgcaGCCCGGAAAATGCTGCGGCAAAATGCCGGAAAAGTGGCTGCCAAGTGGCCAAGCAAAAAGTtgctaattgatttaatttatgcattacaaGCCGCACAGCtcgaacagcagcaaaagcaacaacaacaattggcagcaaacattaactaaataatattaaaaattatttggcaacaacaaaagcaaactgcgCGCTATTTTCAGCCACAAAAGTCGCTTTGGCAGTTACAGTGCTGCGAAACGCAAATAGAAAGGCACAAATCACATTAAGCGCACGCTGTGAGGGCAGGACTAAGAAAGGACAAGCCAggctggctgctgcctgctgtggggcaataattttatttgatttcatttaagtttcgtttagtgtgtgtgtgtgtgtgtgtgtgtggcagcaacaaaaatttaacgcGCAAGCGAGACGCAGAGACTTTCATTAATCTTAGTTCTTGTGATTATGCGACTTATGCTTATTAcagcgtgtgcgtgtgagcgAGCTAGCAACAGTTGACAAAGCGTAATGACGcaaacggaaacggaagcgGAAACACTCGTATCAAATATGGCTATAAGCAGGGGGCACTGTGGGGCGTCTGGGCAAGCAATTGCTTGTTAGCTAGCACTGTAGTATGAATATGCATGATTATCAATGGCACAAGCTACAATTCATAACtgcgcatatgtgtgtgtgtgcgtgtgtgcagtTATTTCAACTTGACTGCATCTGACCAAAGGCACTGGCAGCTCAGTTGCCAAAGCAACCGATGCACATAGCTGTGTCTCTACTTATTGCATTACCTTAGTGGCAGCAATATGCTGGGCTGACTATCATGTTGAGTTCTTGGGCAACAAGAGTTTCAATTTGTGcagaaattatttcaatttgagttTCTTTGTTTGTGCCAAGAGTTAAATCTCACAAATACACAAGTTGTTGGCAAAGTtttattgccagcagcagcagcagcaaataaagcaacaactgctaacaaaaatttttaaatcaacaTTTGGTGTGACTTTGCTAGCAGCAGATTTGGGTCAACACTTTGGGGCAGCAGCACTGTCAATTGgcacacattgcgtatacgtaaaaCATGTTTATAAAAGCGTGTGGCCATAAACAATATGCGCAATAATGCACTCCACATTGCCACAAActaacagcaacatcagcagcgtGTACTTAGACGTATTAGCAGTTGCCATTTTGAAAATGTGACGCACGTGCTAACGCGCTTGTGTTTTAAGCTCGGCAAAATGCATTTCAGTTATGCACGTAATGCGCGCTTTAGTCGCGCGCGTGAGTCAGCGCACGTGCTGCTTGTCCAGCATaagtttaagctgcttaaagtttgttatgttaagcatttgttgcaactatttgttgttgaggcgtgcacaaattaattgacaGCTCATTTGCTAGGGCAGTTAATCAAAGtcacattgcgcatacgtaaAGTAAAACTAATAAATCAATATGGAAACCCAAGCGGTCAGAGCGATAAGCTTATGTGCCGTTATCCGTTTACAAATTATCTTCAAAATTGTCAACGACtgaaaccacacacacacacacacacacacagaaaaataaaaggaCGCAGCACTAAAGTAAAAAGGGCAGACACAAAGGCGTTGGGATCAACTGCAGCAGAATTAACATAATCATTATTATAATGTAATATGGCTCCCCATTGTATAGTCCGGTTGCGTGCGTGTGTTATCCTTTTTTGcgccttgccttgccttgccttgcctgGCTTGCCTACTTCCTCTTTTCGCAATCAATAAGTTGTCAGaaacaatcaaataaatacaaaactgaTATGTCAATATTAACTGACAGGCGCACGAAATTCGAGACACAGACCCAAGCAAGGCCCGCACATATTACGCCTGTCTGTCCATTTAACTGTCTGTCTTACTATATGTctgactcacacacacacacacacacacacggagaCGCAGAAAGGTCGCCAAAGTTGTTGTCAGTCAAGCAGACAAATGGAACCATGTTgaataaatgtgcaaaaggATGCAACACAATCCCATTGGCTACAACGTGCTTCGCTATAATTGCCGtttgattacaaattttaCATTTCATCTAAAAGAACATATGCAAATtctttgaataaattataatgtaCAAATGTGCGTTAGATTCATAAAAGTAGCAAACATACAGTGCATATATTTTGGTTgattcattttgattttataaaaagcaaattgtcattttttgctgcattaTTACAAtctaaaaattatacattttatgtttgaaTAGTTTggaatattaaaatttcaaagcacttttttttgtttataaaattataaaattcctaTTTTTTcagatgtgtattttgctgttaaattagtttgctattacctatgtggcaactttacataaatattattaaactaaactatactataataatactaataataaaataatatgatgTCAGAATAACTAGGTTATAAAACTagcgcaaaatataaatttaaataattttaagctcactaaaaataatcaatataGTCGTTGCTTTACATTAATTTCtttgtcattttatttttgcagcatttagaTCTAAAAATTccttatttaatatttgcaaatttgaattgtttatttaagctattaaatttttaaaccaAAAGTCTCTTATAAAACGTTTAACTTATAATAATCAATATAGTTTTtgattttacattattttctttgctcgAAATTttcttacaaatttaaattgtttattttcgtTATTGAATTTGCAGTGCACAAGTTTCTAATAGAATTGcttagttaataaaattaaaattttgtaatactcagtatttttatgtaaaaaaaatggaatttaaattttttactagtattaattatcaatttttttttagtagtATAATTAGATATTTAATCTTTTATGTTATCccttacaaatatttgcacactaACTAAtggattattattatattatggGGAACTTTTGGCATTTCTGCACTTAATAGCACCGAACAAGCAACTGTAGCTCATCTACCAATGGGAAGCATAATTGATCTTATAGGTCTTATACTCcatttaaataagaataataaataattcgcTTGTAACAATATCTTTGtagaaatagaaatttatatatatatttcctaAAACATGCTTccaatcatttttttttaataaataaaatttaattttaaaatttaatataataaaatttaaatttatattttttaatatatttctttcaAATTTCTTATACCAATTTCTTATCtgctcaatttaaaatataaatttgtttgcttcgtGTGCTAAGCACTGTGGAAAGTTTGCTGAAcgccgaaaaaaaaatgttaacagtGAGCTTGGGATTATGCGTAAAATTCTACATGTGTTCCGGCTGTTTTGGGTGGCTTTCAGTAGCTGCTTAGGTATGCGTGTAATTGGGTGTGGCTCGCACCGCTGGCTAACTGTGGGTGCGTGGAGCCGCATAGGATTGCTGTGCTGGCATTGAGTTTGGGTCCGGGGTCAGGGCTTAGTGCACCCTTTTCATGGCTTTATGTCTTTGTAAAACGACAAGGCAGTCAACGACAGCGAAACgacaagaaaataattttctacTATTTTTCCTTATTCTTTGAGCTTGactcggtttttttttttgttgttgttgttgttgttgtgcgaaACCGGAACCATAACAGGCTTGTTAGTTTCCGCCTGCTCTTTATCCTTTAGccataacacacacatagacgccATCAAAGGcggaatttattgtttgttatcgctacacacacgcacacacacacacacacacacacacacatatgtgagCAAGTTAGAGACTGGACTTTGGTTtgctgtctatctgtctgtctgttataaacataaatcgcTGGCGCTGGACGCGCTGAGCGCATTGCACGttttattgaattgatttttataaatggcGCCATTTGGCTTAAGTGCCGCCCAGTTGATTGTTCAGCTGacaaattaataacataaatttttaacgcctttgctgttgcctttgcctttgcgcTGCTGTCTAATCTCAACTTGAGTGCtgctttatttcatttgcagaGGCACATCTGGCATTGATATTGACTTGAGGCGCGTGGACATCGATCAGTGCCCGCAGCGTCCGACGCCCGGCACCAAGCGCCCGTTGAACATCTTCGCCGGCACCGACAAGTGCAAACAGCGCACAACTATGGTGTGTACTTGATAAACGGCAAACgctttacacttttttttctcACATTTACCTTACCTAACTTTTAACTGCCCCCCACCTGCTCATCAACCACAGTGCGAGGCTATAATGGGTCTGGGCTTTCGACGCGGCTCCTACAAATGTCTATGCCGCAAGGGCTTTTATTTTCCTGACGTTATTGCGCAGAACAAGTTCTTCAATGGCAGCCTGCTGGAGGAGGAATACGAGAAGCTCATGCTGgtacgttacgtatacgccgcgtggCATTAAGCCAATGCCGAACCGCTGACTCAGTTGGTTTCAATAATTGCACGCAAACGTTCATTAAATATGTAGTTGTCTTCCCCCATACACATTCTCATttttatctgtgtgtgtgtgtgtgtgttgttttttttttcatcctCCGCAGGGCAAAAATTCCacatacaacagcaacaacgagtACGAATGCCAGCCCTGTGCCGAGGGCTGTGACTCCTGTGAGGATTCCTCGCCCTGCATTGCGGCCCTCAATTGGCCCATGCGTACCAGCATCCTGGCCCTTGCCTGCATTGTCATCGGTCTGTTGCCGCCAGCCGCTTGGTTTACATTTCGCTATCAACAAGTCAAGGTAAGTAAGTTGAGCTGCTTGCCCAGCGCAGagctctgcagcagcagcgcttgataaaataaaataaaataaaattattttcttgcaCTTCCTTGTCCACCACTTGACCATGTGCcatgtagctgtgtgtgtgtttattgaGAAGAATATTACAGAAAGCTGATTTAAGTCAGGGctgcaatgaaatttaaaataacaagctaagcaaaaaatttGAAAGCAGCTAACTCAGTTAGGCATAAATCGAATTGAACTCTTTGCAATATCAAAGAGCTAATTAAaccttatatatatatttaatgagaGCAAACTAATGTCATTCAAAGTTTTGCagtcttaaaataatttatatgaaatacttcaaaaatgtagcaaacaaataaaacaacaaaattcaacAGTTTAACTATGGCTAAGAAGTTAAAAGTTTTggtatttaacttatttaaatcttaaatataatatgttaGTCAATGAATTTTTTACTCTTATACAAACagttaatttacatataaatatccTGAATCTTTTCCATATTTACACTTTCAATTAATACTTATTTATACTCCATGAAATTAAGAGCATTTAGTAGaaatattcttaaattatttgtattcttttttgttgttaaggAATCGAAACATAAGAAcagatttaatttatgccaaaattattgaatttttaggCATAACATTTAGTTATTCTCttcgaattttaaatttcaattaatagcTGCAATAGAttcacttaaattaaatttacttaacaTTTGCTTGAATGTTTGAGCTGCAGTGcattcgttttgcttttgaaagATGCTGTCTCATTAATTGACTTATTGCAGCCCTGGTGAGTGACCACGACAAGACCTCAACTCGACTGCGCGCCAGTCAAATGGCTTAGATGCGATGACAAGCTGGCAGCAGTGGAGGAGTGCAGGCCAAGTCAGTGAGGCCAGCCAAACTAAGCTGCTGTCATTTGAGCAGCTAAGCTGCTTAGCATTGTTAGTTTCAAGTTAATTTTGTACGTGCTGCGTCCGAGTGTCGTCCGTGTCCGACGTGGTCTAACAATTGCTGCGGATATTGTCGCGTATAAGCGGaagtgcaaacacacacacacatacagagccACAATACTGCCAACTTTGCAgccaacttgctgctgcttggtcgCTTGTGCGCTCATTAAGGCAAGTCCATGGGGTTTGTCGGCGCTGCTGCCCGCCTGCTTTGCCTCTCTGTCGTATAGTTTTAAACCATTTTGAACTTTTAAACCATTGGCCATGCGAGCCACTAAATCTCTGCTATGCTGTGTGCACATACCAGCTTCTGAATTATTTGAGTCCTCCCAGGCCACTTGCCGCTggctgtttttatttctaatgCGATTCTGTCGCATTTGTGTCCATGTCTATGAGGTCAAATGTCGAGCCTCATGTCTACGCCAGCAAAGCAtggcaaactaattaaatgacACTAAACACTCCGCACTTCAGCTGACAGCCACGTCAGCCAAGTGCCCCCCGCCAGTCCCCAGTTCAGTTCATTTGGCCATTTGTGCTTTTGTCTGACTTGAGCGCGcggcaatttcaatttgattttccAACTAAGTTGCGACACGTGCAAATTTTAGTTACTTGAACGCTCGCCCACTCGACTGCTCAGCTGTAATTCGGCAAGTGTTGAGAGCGGCGTCGTCTTTTCGCTTTGTTTAGTCACTCAAAGCAGCCAATTAAACGGTTTAACTTTTGATTATAAACAGGTTGTGCGAGCCGCCAGTCCAGCGCTTTTAAGGGTCATTGCATTGGGTGCCTTCTTTATCTACTGCACGGTAAGTTGCTTAGagttaattaacattttgaattaaatttaatgcccAAAACAAAGCCAGCGCTTGAAAGTATGCTACGTTATTTGGTACAGCAATatcaattttgtttaaacttttatgtttGGTTTTAACGCAGTTTAATGTaacgtttaatttaatatccTTAAAAAAAGGCGCATAGCCTTAAGTGCTATATACTCTAATAACTGAATTATTATCATTAATTTAGCTTGttgatttaacaaatattaaaacgatttaaagccaattaaaatttatttagtttgcaagttaaagctaaatctgaacatgcaattaaataaaactagtGCAGTTCATTTTGTTGTACACAATTCTGttgaaatcaaatatttgaatttcgaATTCTACGAATTTTacgcaatttttaattgtaagcaCGACTGAGTTTATTTCAAATCTAATCTACACTATGCAGAATTGGCTTAGTTGCATTAGTTAGAGTACAGAATTTCTAAGCagattttattcaaaaaacaTAGAATGTAAGTTTTTCACTTACAATAGAATTCTaggcaattaaaatcaaatttttatttgcagcaaaaaattttGAAGCATTGCAAGCTGGTTTAAAGTGTTATAAGCGCTTGCAGCACATATAGTAAATTCAATGAATCACAAATCAGTAAAAACATGTTGGtcaaaagcagcttaagccaaCAGTTCACGTATTTTTACATTAGAGTAGCAAGGTAAACTTTAAGtgcaagcaaaatgcaaaacattttagtTTGAAATCATTGCAAAACAGCAATGCTGAAAATTAACCAAGAATTTCTGGCTAAAAAGCAACTGcatcgaaaaaaaaatgaataataaaaaaaattgcagcattgTTGTGCATTTCACTTTGTTTTGCAAGGCTGCCAAGCATTTCaatatgaaaatgttgcaagctttttttagcatttagctAGTTGCAATGCCTTTATGGCTGCTCAgccaatttaaagcaatgtgCAGAATTTAAAATGCACGTTTTATATATCAATCATAATATATAAGAGTCTAAATAGCTGACATACTAGTTGGATATTCAAATGATGCTCAACTGACCGCACTCCAATCAAAACGCTTACGTAggcaatttcatttgattgatttatggCACGTTGCGCACAAGGAGAGTTCATATTTTTTCAGCTGCACACAAATAAGATATATTATATGCTACTTATCCATAgattgtttgtctgtctgtgtaactgtttgtgtgtgtgtgtgtgtgtggccactTGGCAGCACAATGAACGCAAGTCTAGCTTgcgtcttttgtttgctttatgattttttaatatgtGCCAAGCAGTGGAGCTTGAGACCGCTGTCTAGTGGACTTGATttattaatacacacacacacagacacacatacatacaaacgtatatttttaaagcaagttGTGGCGCAGCTCAAGTGAATTTGATGCTGGCAAGTTCAACTTAAATGTGCCtgacatatttttgtttatttttgttttgcgttttttgtttttgctacaaatttgcaatgcaaagtAGACAAAAGTGGCCAGACAACAATCAAATAAGCGTGGGaactaaacaatttgcatatttccaACACTCTACACATTtcgtgctctctctctctctctttgttgctGCAGAACATTGTGATGTATCCGAATCCGAACCTCTACACCTGCACCGCACGCATTTGGCTACGTGAAATTGGCTTCTCACTGACCTACGGTGCACTGATGCTAAAGACCTGGCGGTACGTACTATagctttctatatatatagagcagaAAGTTCAGTAAGCTTTATGGATCTCTTTGTTccttttttctgttgttgtttcttttcaGCATTTCGGTTATATTTCGTGTACGCTCGGCGAAGGCTGTGAAAATTACAGATGCCGCGCTCCTGAAGCGCTTGGGCATCATCTGTGGTGCAATTGGTACCTGCCTGCTGGTGCGCACTTTGGTATCGCCGCCGGATGTGGTGGTGGGACGCACTGCCGATGACCTTAAAGCGTTTCTATGCAAAACCGATTGGTGGGACTACACATTCACCTCCAGTAAGTGCCACTTACTTAAATGCATGCACcaaaaaacagcaacgaaaaagccaaacagccacagccactgccacagcaacagcaacagcaaaagcaaatgcaatgccaACGTTTCAGCGCAATCAAGTGCAAAAATATGGCAAAGCTGTTGCCATGGCAAACGCATGCAACGTATGTCCGCTTGACTTAAAGCAAAATCCAGTCACAATGCCAACGCCGGactcctgctgctgccattgccgctgccgctgctgctgccaaatgcgAGTTTTTATTCGCATTCTCTGTCTCTGCAGCTTTTGTGGCTCTGTGGCTTCAGCGACTTTATTGggtttatttacaaattgcaagTCATCAGTGTCCTGAACACAAAAGCTGGCacttaaattacaaacatatatatatctactATAGAGCGAGAACGACGTGTGTAAACAGCATTAACTGTTGAACAATCAGCAAACAATGGATAATGACAGTCCAATTTTCAATACAGCTTTAAGTCTTGGATTAGTGGTGATCAGTGCTGCCAGTTTAGCAATTAAGTTGCTATTAGccacaaaatttttaattttcatttagatatttcttatttttcgAGTGCATTTTGGtcttttttaaactttttaaattaaatagatatCACTTTTGACGTCCTTTTTATCCTCTTACTCATATTAACtcatttaataagcaaaaaaaaagttcgcAAATTAGTTAAgccatatttattgatttagcattttttctTGCAATTTTTGGGAACTTTATTTGCTTAGTAGATTCTGGCAGCACTGattatgtgcgcatgtgtaaaagcagataagcagctgagTACACACAGCTGTCTCTGTCTTCCTTGTTTGCCCAAgtcggctgcgctgcttccaTGCGTACTTTAATTCGCTCAGAGCGCTTTGACTTCTGAGAGCGTAAAAACCAAGATGGCGGCGCTGCctctttgacttttgtatgtgcgcatgtgtaacagcagataagcagctgaaCCTGCTCAgctattgctgtctctgtcttgcttgcttgctaaagtcggctgcgctgcttccaTGCAAACTTTAATTCGCTCAGAGCGCTTTGTGTTCTGAGAGCGTAAAAACCAAGATGGCGGCGCTGCctctttgacttttgtatgtgcgcatgtgtaaaagcagcaACGCAGCTGAGCGCACACTGCTCTTGCTGTCCTTTTCTTGATTGCTTTGCTGTTGATATTGAAATATGCGCACCAATTAAATGCAGCcagctaaatatattaactCATTTGATaagccaaaacaaacaaataagctCGCAGATTAGTTAAaccatatttattgatttatcaTTTCTTTCTGGCAATTcttacataatttttagcacCTTTTAGTAACATTTTTGCCACTTCTAGTAATTTTTGCTTAGGAGATTTTAGCAGCACTGGTGGCAAGCACTATAAAATAAAGATCTgaataaagttaatttaaagcagTGCGCCCTACACGACGTGAAGCTTTCTACATTGTTCCTCATTTATTTATCAGTTGTAAGCTGAAGACCCTAACGATTTTTAAGTTCAAGAAATTAATAGCTcagccaaataaattaaattataagtaaGCTGCTATTTCTTACTTAAAGTCTTGCGCGTCTTTTAACACTATAATGTGTAGCTCTTTACTTTTATCTCTCATAAAAGCGGTGATAAAGGCTGTGATAAGTGCTAGTTTGGCCCATGAGTAAACTTATAgttctaaattaaaatc
Protein-coding regions in this window:
- the LOC108597561 gene encoding uncharacterized protein LOC108597561, which produces MLLLLPLLGLGLAKKQKPLDSWQKHYYQSLWPMKVRFTTTPRPGRTPEPLEMRKVFPCFCYTPKIESEADKATTKSYEKFIQEPKEIFIVN